The following proteins come from a genomic window of Doryrhamphus excisus isolate RoL2022-K1 chromosome 12, RoL_Dexc_1.0, whole genome shotgun sequence:
- the tdrd3 gene encoding tudor domain-containing protein 3, translated as MSTLAESLAKEGWYLSDEGIAELKGSAEKITHHDVIRIALDTDLRPIGRKILPPDINSGRVEKLEGPCVLQLQKMRNISVPKDSESQGGPRMLRLQMTDGHTTCAGLEFKQLTKISINTPPGTKIKLLGTVIVKNGFLLLDDTKISVLGGEVEHMVEKWELQRSLVKHSRNNIGTEGGPPPFVPFGQKCARKDETDSDQLDQRKTLQNVIKIPDENDEFAKQRSAAIAEVAKTKEGPRKFGGGENAGSNLSSSSSRSRDQHRKREDQVERYENRQDANYRELVDERALRNIMEMGFNKEAARQALMDNNNNLEVALNTLLTGSCDSKAQPAVADKPQPRGRAKGRGRPRNDGDEEGAGGRPSGPSTLFDFLESKMGVFSIDEPKSQTSQPHDDKAYFHGSDYYSKDAANTRVSSHNDHRQKRNDRPPRFHRDTDFPKPGQETQNCTTSQTSSVQHWKGQDKSSRGTLDRLNDRRETDDKHIFAPSFTTSFTHSKEPQQQTESVGLLYQRSRNCDGGNMAAPSVRRGTKDNAPSSKPANPSENDMNPNPNSDNFRRKGKAERPNYFDHQMDSVLPNSKGGSLGTFCEVEMSQHRQFLTGGLSNYQNGDTVPKRTGPIKPTNKSSPANREHPPKRNAHNNPGAKVKSWQGKGQGPRGTEKSNNVDQAWKPGDRCLALYWEDSKFYHARIDAVHPSGSTAVVVFSDYGNCEEVHLHNIKPVTADILEENDGYYDSSLEFRRGGDGQPRRTRPTQQYYQPPRARD; from the exons ATGTCCACTTTAGCGGAGTCCCTGGCCAAAGAGGGCTG GTACCTCAGTGATGAAGGCATTGCTGAATTGAAAGGATCTGCTGAAAAAATTACACATCATGATGTTATTCGAATTGCACTCGAC ACTGATCTCAGACCAATCGGAAGGAAAATCCTTCCTCCCGATATCAACAGTGGACGAGTTGAGAAG CTGGAGGGCCCATGTGTTCTCCAGCTGCAGAAGATGAGGAACATCTCAGTGCCAAAAGACAGTGAGTCCCAAGGAGGGCCACGAATGTTACGCCTGCAAATGACAGATGGCCATACCACCTGTGCTGGATTGGAGTTTAAACAACTGACCAAAATCAG CATCAATACTCCTCCTGGCACAAAAATTAAGCTCCTTGGCACAGTCATAGTAAAAAATGGGTTTTTGCTGCTTGATGACACAAAAATCTCTGTTCTTGGTGGAGAGGTTGAACATATGGTGGAGAAATGGGAGCTGCAACGG AGTCTGGTCAAACACAGTAGAAACAACATTGGAACAGAAGGTGGCCCACCTCCTTTTGTGCCATTTGGCCAG AAGTGTGCGAGGAAAGATGAAACCGACAGTGACCAACTCGACCAGAGGAAAACTCTTCAGAATGTCATCAAAATCCCTGATGAGAATGACGAGTTTGCAAAGCAGCGATCAGCAGCTATTGCTGAAGTGGCCAAGACCAAAGAA GGTCCCCGCAAATTTGGTGGAGGAGAAAATGCAGGAAGTAATTTATCCTCCAGTTCTTCTCGGAGCCGTGACCAGCATAGAAAGCGAGAAGACCAGGTTGAAAGATATGAAAACAGACAAGATGCCAACTATCGAGAACTG GTGGACGAGCGTGCGCTAAGAAACATCATGGAGATGGGCTTTAACAAGGAGGCAGCCCGGCAAGCCTTAATGGATAATAACAACAATCTTGAGGTTGCACTCAACACCCTTCTGACAGGATCCTGTGACAGCAAAGCTCAACCTGCGGTTGCAGACAAGCCTCAGCCCAGAG GCAGAGCAAAGGGAAGAGGTCGGCCTAGAAATGATGGTGATGAGGAAGGTGCTGGAGGAAGGCCCTCTGGACCAAGCACTCTTTTTGACTTCCTTGAATCCAAGATGGGAGTTTTTTCCATTGATG AACCAAAAAGCCAAACCTCCCAGCCACATGATGATAAAGCATATTTTCATGGGTCAGACTACTACTCCAAAGATGCAGCTAACACCAGGGTCTCATCACATAATGATCATCGACAAAAGAGGAATGACAGACCCCCCCGATTCCACAGGGACACAGACTTTCCCAAACCTGGCCAGGAGACGCAGAACTGTACGACCTCCCAAACTTCATCAGTCCAGCACTGGAAGGGTCAGGATAAGTCGTCCCGTGGAACCTTGGACCGACTGAATGACAGGAGAGAGACAGATGACAAGCATATTTTTGCTCCATCCTTCACAACCTCGTTCACTCACTCAAAGGAACCTCAACAGCAGACAGAGTCAGTTGGATTGCTTTACCAGCGATCAAGAAATTGTGATGGGGGCAACATGGCTGCACCATCTGTCAGGAGAGGTACAAAGGACAATGCACCCTCATCTAAACCCGCCAATCCTTCAGAAAATGACatgaaccctaaccccaactcaGACAACTTCAGAAGAAAGGGGAAAGCTGAGCGACCAAACTACTTTGACCATCAAATGGATAGTGTACTGCCAAACTCAAAGGGAGGAAGCTTAGGAACATTCTGTGAAGTGGAAATGTCACAGCATCGTCAATTCTTGACAGGCGGTCTGTCTAATTACCAAAATGGAGATACAGTACCCAAAAGAACTGGTCCAATTAAGCCAACAAATAAATCTAGTCCTGCCAACAGGGAGCATCCTCCTAAGAGAAACGCTCATAATAATCCAGGAGCCAAAGTAAAGTCTTGGCAAGGTAAAGGTCAAGGTCCTCGAGGGACAGAGAAAAGTAATAATGTTGATCAGGCTTGGAAACCTGGAGATCGGTGCCTTGCTTTATACTGGGAGGACAGCAAG tTCTACCATGCCAGAATAGATGCCGTGCATCCATCAGGCTCTACAGCTGTGGTCGTGTTTAGTGATTACGGGAACTGTGAAGAGGTCCA